The Acidobacteriota bacterium genome includes a window with the following:
- a CDS encoding pseudouridine synthase, giving the protein MSEQRLQKILARAGVASRRGAEELIVAGRVTVNGKVAEIGVRVDAEKDSIKVDGKRIAAPTPDRYLVLNKPRAVMSTVADPEGRPTVMELVPRDLRKALVPVGRLDFLTEGLLLLTDDGDFAQRVAHPRYGCTKTYEVKVKGFPEESAVDRLREGIVLDGKRTSPARIERRRTQRRPGEKAPTNSWWTVEIGEGRTRQIREMFQRIGHPVGKLRRVAIGTLRDDTLAPGELRPLTEREVAALLKPTPKKSSPTKKGAAARKGPAGKGSARSGPARKGPARSGPGRQGPARKGSAGSGPARKGPAKTGPGPKPGGGAKAGFRPSSKGAPKGPRGGPAGGRSGAGRPTRGGGQGGGGRPGRPAGRRGGGPAGSKPRGGATKKR; this is encoded by the coding sequence ATGAGCGAGCAGCGGCTGCAGAAGATTTTGGCGCGGGCAGGGGTGGCGTCGCGGCGCGGCGCCGAAGAGCTGATCGTTGCCGGTCGGGTGACGGTCAACGGCAAGGTCGCCGAGATTGGCGTGCGGGTCGATGCCGAGAAGGACTCGATCAAAGTCGACGGTAAGCGCATCGCCGCACCGACCCCGGACCGCTACCTTGTGCTCAACAAGCCGCGGGCGGTGATGTCGACGGTCGCCGATCCGGAAGGGCGACCGACGGTGATGGAGCTGGTGCCGCGGGACCTGCGCAAGGCTTTGGTGCCGGTCGGGCGGCTCGATTTTCTCACCGAGGGCTTGCTGCTGTTGACCGATGACGGCGACTTCGCCCAGCGGGTCGCCCATCCGCGCTACGGCTGTACCAAGACCTACGAAGTGAAGGTCAAGGGTTTTCCCGAGGAATCGGCAGTGGATCGCCTGCGCGAAGGCATCGTGCTCGATGGCAAGCGCACCTCGCCGGCGCGCATCGAGCGGCGCCGGACCCAGCGCCGGCCCGGCGAGAAGGCGCCGACCAACAGCTGGTGGACGGTCGAGATCGGCGAGGGTCGCACGCGCCAGATCCGCGAGATGTTCCAGCGCATCGGGCATCCGGTGGGCAAGCTGCGGCGGGTCGCCATCGGCACCCTGCGCGACGACACGCTGGCGCCGGGAGAGCTGCGGCCGCTGACCGAACGTGAGGTGGCGGCGCTGCTCAAGCCGACGCCGAAGAAGAGCTCACCGACCAAGAAGGGTGCTGCCGCCAGGAAAGGCCCGGCCGGGAAAGGCTCCGCCAGGAGTGGCCCGGCTAGGAAAGGCCCGGCCAGGAGTGGCCCCGGCAGGCAAGGCCCGGCGAGGAAGGGATCCGCCGGCAGTGGTCCAGCCAGGAAGGGCCCGGCCAAGACGGGACCCGGCCCAAAGCCGGGCGGAGGAGCGAAGGCCGGTTTCCGGCCGAGCTCGAAAGGGGCGCCCAAGGGACCTCGTGGAGGCCCGGCCGGGGGGCGCTCCGGCGCCGGCCGGCCAACGCGCGGTGGAGGTCAAGGCGGCGGTGGTCGTCCGGGCCGGCCTGCAGGCCGGCGAGGTGGCGGGCCGGCGGGCTCGAAGCCGCGCGGTGGAGCGACCAAGAAGCGATGA